DNA sequence from the Centroberyx gerrardi isolate f3 chromosome 2, fCenGer3.hap1.cur.20231027, whole genome shotgun sequence genome:
TATGATGGACAGCTGAAGTGTTGAGAAAAGTTTTGTCAACATAGTACTTACACCAGGGCACAGCCTGGAGCAATCAGATTCACAAGTACCAGTAAGTCACTTGGAtgcattccatttggccaaaatgcgtcctctcctccatcctcgcggcctcgtctcctcgctgacctggcatccaaaaatgagccgCCATCATTAATAAATTACAAATGGGATGTTCATGTTTTCAGTTTAATTTTGTGCCCGGTAATGTCAtgatctgcccctgtctgccatgatctgcccctCTCAGCCCcagcccttgtgtctgccatgatctgcccctgtctgcccctgtgtcctggtctaccactcctttcactccccagtcctgccatcctcccaccagccaccagatgtcctcggactttcctcccttctgtgctccttccctccacacctgccctgcATCACCCTCGTTAGCCCTGTTACCTTGTTCCCCCCTTCACCAGCCTGCTTTCCACCTATCAGCTCCCGGACTCTTTCCCCTCCTGCCAGCTGCTCCTCGTTTCTccgttagtctgtgtgtgtctgtgttccaTGGAGTGGTGTCAGTTCGTCTGTTGTGTTTCCCCGTGTTACCTGCTTCGCCTTCTGCTCTGTACCCTGTGTTTCATGTGGAAATCTGCTTGCCTTGTTACCAGCCAGGTTTGGTTTTTGTCTTCCTTTGTTTGCCAGCCTGTTGCggttttttgctttttggattTCCTGTTTTGTACTCTGCCTAAGTTTCAGCTATTAAAGCTTCTTGCTTCAGAAAAGCTCTCTGCCTTgactgtctgcatttgggtcctaatCCCTGCCCCTGACAGGTAATGTCTTCTAGTTCCAGTTAAATGTTGTTTCACCAACCTACTGTTCTGACTTGGCATTTCAATTAGAGTATTCTAATCTGATTTGGTACATCAATAACATAAATTACAGCAATTAACTTTGTGTACTTAATATTCATCAACCTGTAGTTGAAGCTTTGCGCCGTCCTCCACGTCTCCCTCTTGGGGCTGTGTGGAGTGTCCGCTCCAGAGCGTTCACGTTTCCTCGCCTCAGCTGCCTTCTGTGTATAAGAGAAAAGTCTTCAAAAACTGAAAGGCATTGAAACTTAAATTCCATTACAAACTGAAAGAGTTATATAAAACCACTAACCCTGGCTTCAGCAAGGATGTGGTCATACTTCAATCCAAGGGCAGCATGTCTCCCCTCTTGGTAGTGGGGGTCAAGGGGGGCAACGGTATATTTTGTAGCCATTTACAGACTGACGGATACAGacgagatagatagatggatggattcatgttggctcttaaaagagcctttggGTTTCAGAAATTTCTCAATGAATGGAGCAAACTGGCTGGCTTAACTGGAGCTgcagggagaaaaggaaaaataatcaCTTAAGACAAATTGTCCATGTGTAACTGTAAGTTAGCTATTAATTAcagcaatgtacagtacagcagtCTATAATGTATGTATGCACCAACATGACTTAAACACAATGGCAGAGTGTAGCTCATCTAattaaattcattttaaaaatgatgtgttttatttcattattaatcATTTGGGTAAACCTGCACTATGCTGCCCTTAAGTATGACGGCAAACTGCATTAATCATAAAATTTCATGCAAAACTAGCAGTTAATTTGTGCCACGACTTACCAGAACAATGGTTAGATCAcacttatttgtttgttttaggcatatgaacacaaacaaacattatcAACTCAATACAGCCTAGGTAATCAATCTAGGTAATTTATGCGCACAAAGTTTAATTTcgtttattaggatccccattagctgtcaCCAAGCTAGTCTGAATTGGAATCCCACCTACTAAATGTGCTGTCTACAAGTTTTTGCTGAGCAAACTTTCAGAAGAGAAAAATGGAGgcaaataaagaagaaaattcAACCAGTAAACAACACTGCATTTTTGACTCTTCAAAGTCCATGCCATGTTACACTCTATCAAGCATTAGAGCTCTTCTCgttctcctttcttctcatcCATTCTCCCCTTCCACCATCCCTATCAGGGGCAGCTGAAGCCATCTTTTAATGGTAGAATCTCTTGGTCCGTGGCACCAGACGCTTATGTCTCACAGcagctaaaacacacacacacacatacacaaataaatgCGTAAAATCACTCAGTACAGTGCATCAGTGAtacactgacacaaacaatcCAATGAGGTTCTGAAGTGGATAACATGTAACAAGTGGGGGAGGGACTTCCTTTCAGGAAGAGCAACAGGAGCTCATGGTCTGGCGAAAAGGTATGTTAAATTTAAGTATTTTAGCTAATTTAGATAAAGATAATATGTTAATGTGCATGAAGCTTTAAGATGAATAATATagttgtttttggtttttttttaaattttgtgctttgcttttttgcttgttgttttgtggtgctgatccttccttgtttttgaaataaaaagatattaacagagagaaaaagtgaaaagctatatttctgttttgcaaAGTGCAAAAGGCACattgcagatttttttccaAGAGAGAGCTGTGCCTTCTGGGTCGGTCCAGGAGGGGACAAGATGTTGTTGAGTCACGGTTCCAATACGTCAGCAGAGGTCGCCATATACTTCAGCAACTGTCCAGGGAGTGGAGTCACCTAGATTGAATTGCTGTGGTGCTTAATGTGGACGGAGCAGTCTTTATTTTGGTCAATATTCATGGTTACAAGAGTAGTAATGTTAACTAAACATAATTACAAATGACAGGGGTTATTACAGATCTAGAAGCTATGCAtctaacttttttatttttgtgggAGGAGATTTTAGTTTTGCTCATGATGCATGGCTCTACTCCACTGACTGTGTATGGGTGTATGGAGAGATCTGCATCCAGAAGTAAGACAATTCTCATGGGTGAAAACGAATGTAAATTGTAAATCCAGAACAGATTCTTGGCTAATAACTCAAGAATTTCTTAGATGTGTGACAGATCCTACGACAGATCATTGTCTCACTTCATTATATTTAAAACATAACTGGAAGGACTACAGTGTATGAGGAGAGTAAAAGGAGTTGGTCAATTTACTATGTTACATAATGGAATTAGCAGTTCAGTATCACTTCTGCATGGTACTAAAGACATTCGAGGTAAATCACTGCATACGCCAGGGAAATCCCGCTAACCCACATCTGTTCATCATGGCTGTGGAATAGCTTGCTATTTATACCAAGCAGAAAGAGGACATCCAGCAActtaatgtgtattttttttctgggttACATTTAAATTTGGAAGAGTGAGTTGATGGCCATTCATGATCACCTTTGGGTGTCTTTACATGACATTACACTTCAGAATGTCAACAGGAGATTTCTATTTTTGGAATGGTCAAATGTTTGAGATTAAACATAATGTCTGACTCCGCCCCATTCTGCAGCAAGATATACAGTGTAAGGATTCAGGATCCCTCCCCATTTTAGTCTTAACATGGAACAGCACCACCTGCTAAACTAAATTGCTTTTTCCGAATTTAAAGACATGTCTGGATCTAACACCAAGACCTTAAACTTTATGCTGTTTTGCCTAAATCAAACAAACGCAGAAAAAGATATTTGTCTCAATGTGATACTCTCTCATTGACTTCCAGTTAGTTGGGAGGAATATCTTGATATTCCTATCCCATGAAGCAGGGTTTTTACCTCAACATCTTATGATACATTCCAGTTTGCATTCCAAAATTCCTCTCCAAaattttgccttcaaaaatGCTGTAATATGTAACCAATTTTCCTGATGGTGGCATTATACAAAGTGCCCAAAGTTTTAAACTtcaaaaattacattaaaacacattaaaaccaCCAAGACCAACCAACACCAAACCATCTTATTGAGCATTAATGCTTTATTTGCTCACATTTCTTGCAACCTTattcaacacattaaaatggTAAAATAAGATTAGATTCTCATACAGAcaataatttaaataaataccaTAATCAATTATCATCAACAAATGCGATAAGCAGTATCATTGAACAAAGGCCTAAGGCTTCTTGACTTTTTCTGGagcatttgacttttttctatCCATTACAGGGGAGGCTATGTTTAAATATGCATcaataagtaaataagtaaacagTTAACAGCTGATTATTTTCTTTTGGCATCATCACAGTCATTCGTGAAAACTACATTTTTATCGTACAATCATTTCTGCAAAGTGCTTTGTGACAATATGCCTCACAAAAAGGTTGTAATGTCTTTTTatagtctttctttcttcaataaaagaaaaacacaatttaccTTTGAGATGTTTGCCTACAGCTCTGCCTTCATCACATGGATGAGCTGTTTGAAAAACTGCACAGCCCCAAAGACATCCCCCTTATCGTCATCAGAAACAAATCTGTATGGCACTACATCAGGATGCTTGATATGATCTTCGGTACGTGTTGTTGTAACATTTTTGCACTTTACATTGCACTGGATAACTGTTCATCTTAAATACCATGTAGTAAATAATACAAAACTATTTTACACAGCACAATGcgaataaaatatttaaattcaCCCAATTGGCGTGACAAGTAGTGTTTAGCAATATCTCACCTACAAAATTAAATCGGTAACAGATTAAGAATTTTGAACCCCTGCGTATTCAGAGGTTTGCTGGATATGGTGGTAAGGCAGTCAGTGCAGCcgatattattttaaaaattgtCATGGTGAAAAACGTTGCTACAACAGTGAGTTTCAATCCGTTGTCTTGAAGGTTTGTTGTCGTTATCACAGTGTGAATTGTTCCAACTTCCAGCATCCTTCACAGACAAAGTCTGCTCAGCACTCCCACATCCGATATATCAGAGTCCCTTTTGTTACAGCAAGCCATCTTGTTCAAAAATGGAGGGCAGAAGTGAGAAGTCGAAGGGGACAAACTTGACGCCTGTCCCATGGTAGAATTTGTTCTGGAACTCGACCCTGAAATGGAGTGTTCATGTAAGCAACGGCACTCTAATGATGGCAGAATAAACGATTAACAAGGTGAGTGCGATTAGGAGATTGAAGACATTAAAATAGTAATAAAAGTAAGTGAAGAATAGTTCATAGGTGCAGCTGTGACTCACCAGTGGAGGCGGAGAGCATGGAGGAAGGCGGATAGGCCCTCCATGACCAGCAGGATGGACACGGTGAGCATGGCGAAGAGGCCGAACACAGGAACCAGAACCACCACTCCTAGTCTGGTGGTGATCCTCAGACCGAGGCGCATCACCATGCCCCACAACACCTCTGACAGCtctaaaaagaataaaaacacaatacgCATTGGAACACATATAATGCATgcacgtgcacaaacacacacacacacacattcatgaaatacaaaatagaaGGTAGTAGAAACAGACTGCACTTACGGGCATGAGCCAAGCTGAGGGCCCAGAGACGCAGGTAGGAGGCAGTATTGGAAATGCAGCCCAAGCAGTACTCTATGGTATGGATGGCCTGGTGCAGGAGCACATCCGCAAAGTCAAACTGCAAGACAAAATAATACATAACATACCCCGCTTAATTGATATTGATCGGTGATTAAAAATCAGGCACATCAGAATGGCTTTTCTGTTTTAATACAGCATTAAGTTTAGGTAGTGATCacacttaaagctacaatatgcaactttccACCTTGAGGCTGgctagtcccgccctcctcctcctcagccaggCAGGTTTACACTCCAACACTTCTCACTCATCTTCAAAAGCCATCTACTTTAAAATGGCATCTAGCCCGAGGCTGAAGGAACCGGCATCAGAAGAAGCGGATGGGAAACACATGAAATTTGCACttatgtttttaacttttgACATTGGTCTTGTCTGCTTTGTGCCATTGTTGCTGTAGCTATGATTTCGCTGTGGCTGCTTACCTCACCTTGACCGCCACAACCCAGCTCACCGCTGGCCGTGCCtacaacacacatccacagcaAAGGGTATACACACCCCAAAACATCCCAAATTTAAAAGCCTATTTCAGGCAAATGGTGGGATTTAGGCATGTATACACTGGGTCACAGACAGAGGTAATGTAACATATATTCTAATTTCTTGTTATTTTAAGGTGAAAatagttgcatattgcagctttaaatgcaATATTTGACATCTAAAGAGAGGACACCTCTTTGGGAATTGCGTCTCTGCTGGTCATTTCATCAAGTCCCTCCTCTTCATCGTCTTCATACGGCGGCGCTGTGGAGTTGTCGTCCTCACTTACACGCCTCACCCTCTCATAACCCTGAGGTGAGACGACAGCGTTAATTAAGTATCGAACAATGTATCAATGACTGCTCAAGCAGAAAACATGCTCAGATATTACATCACACTCACTCTGCGTCTGCGCAGGCCTTTGCCTCCGCGGTACAGCCAATAGAGGTAAAGAGGTTTTCCTAACAGCAGCACAGGAACTGACAGCATGGCTACCACAACTAGGAAGATCTGTAGCCCAGTCTGTGGAATcaagataacacacacacacatgcacacacacacaaaggtcaaACAAGTGCAGAGCTGATAAACAGATAATATTTCAGACGATGTCATTAAGACATACCTGTCCTGGGTAGAGAGGAGTGACATCGGCTCCCTGCATGAGGAACATGTTGATGAAGTGGATGAGGATGCTGGGGGCCAGGCAAGAGTCGCGCGCACTGAACGCCACCCACTTGTAGAGAATCATGCAGACCAGGTAGCCAAAGAGACAGAGCAGGAAGAGCAGCTCAGGGAGAAATAGCAGATAGACATTAAATTTCTGTCGGAAGTGCCTGAAGGGAGAGAACAAGGTGTGGGAAGAAAGAAGGTGGTGATTATAATGACTGGAGCCTCTCAACACTAACCTAAACAACTGTGGGGAGAGAGTATGCTACAGAATAAATAAACAGTGTTATTTTAAAATCACAGTAATACTGATACAAGTACCATCAAAAAACTTCAATTTTGGTTGGCTACTCATGTTGATTTCCAAATATACCAAACAGATTGACACTGATGGATGCCCATGCTGAGCAAacattaaagtccccatgaaatgaactcccattacttttagtTCGGTTTAGTTTTGTGCTGTTTCATGGTTTTTTTTAACAAGGGTGACATAATGACACTGCCAGGGACTTCGGGCTCTAGTCACTCACAGGTGGTTGAAGACACTGAGCACCACTCCAAAGCTCATGTGTATGACACCAATAATGACAGACATCTTCATCTTGTAAGAGTTCAGGAAGGACAGGCGATTCACTGCCATGTTCCATATCTGTCAGAAGATTAGAAAGCATCTCAGTGAAGATTATATGACAAAAAGAGTCAGTAAGACTGTATTGTGAGGTGCAGTATCATCTGAGTTACTCACAGGATCGATGCCAAATGGGTAGGGTCCACTGAACACACCACTGATATTAGGGTCTAACGTGAGCAAAGCGTTTGTTTGGAGGGTTTCATTTCTGCAACGTAAACATGTAGGTATCAATTAGAAAAAAACTGAAGCACATAAAGCCCATTAAGACTCAGCGTTTGTATTGATGACTCACGTCCACTGCTGATTTATGAACATAGCCCGGACACTCCAGCCAGAGCCAAATATGTTGATGGACTTGGAGAAACAGTCGTTGTAGATCAGCCCAGTGTACACAGAGAAAAGCCCCATCATTAGGATGATGTAGCGCCCCTCGAAGAACATCATCCAGATCTGAGGGCAACAGAAACACGATAGCTGTCAGtgagaaagaaattaaaaacaacaacaaaacaccacaTTACAGATGAGAGGGGAAAGCAGTTCCTGCCTCGTTACTGGACCgtttcttcctctgcttcttctctGTCAGCACCATCCACAGGGCGAAGAACGTCATTACCGCCCCGTGCCCAAGGTCACCGAACATCACGGCGAACAGAAAGGGGAATGTGATGATGGTGTAGGgagctgtcaaagagagaaacatGTTGAACACACTTGCTTCTGAACTGCTCCAAACCTGCGCTCAACAaagtttcaagtttgtttatctatacagccctttatcacatcagtctcaaaggactttacagagaatgggcctaactagatctaactgatcaacaatcaaccatagaacagaatgatacagGACAAGcatcaggaaaagcacaagacacacaagagcagattttatcAAGACAGAACAGCCTACCTATTCGACATAGCCTAATCTACCCAGCTTTAGACCCTCgaagcatacaaggaaaaacctccaagaaaaccttgttagggaaaaaaaacccagaagaaACCTTGGGCAGGCCAAATCAAAGAGGGAACCCCCAAAAACAAGACAAGATATAGAGCAGATAGCCTCATCAGCGTATCTGTTCTCACCTGGACTCGCCTCCCGGTAGTCTCCGACCCCGTAAGCCTCCACAATGCTCTGAAACCCACACGTGAACTTGTTGGTTCTTAACAGGGTGGGCGGAGTGTCGTTACTTGGGATGCGGTTTACGAAGGACGGTACGGTGGCGTCACCTTTTCTCTGATAAAAcggaaacaaaaacataaaggaTGATTATAAAACTGGTACTAACTTTACACACCTGgttcatattctacagacttctCACTCACCGAGCCCTCTTCCAGCGCCCCCCGCAGGTTGGCCAGGTCACTGACAGGACACCACACCTCCGCAATTAGACACTTGTTGGTGACGTCGAAGCTGCAGAGGTTGAGGATATGGTAGATAGCCTTCATCTTTTTCACCTGCACAACCCAGGTGAAGGCCGACTCGGAGGCCTTCTGCAGAACCTGCCTCAGGTAGTCCTCAGTGCGGTGCAGCACCTGGAGGGGAGACACTTCATTATAAACTATGCAAGTGTTTGAATGTTACAGTTACATGTTATTCCTGTCTGGACTAACTGTATTTAGGCCCTGGCAAGAGATTTATCAGTCCTACATTGTTAAGGTCTTGGATGCGTGTCCTTAGGCTGTCCATCACATCCGCTCTCTCCTCATCATTCTCAGGGTGCGGATAAAGATGGCAGTGGTAACTGAGAGACACCAAAGCAGACGAATATGATGACAGAGTTACACCAGGCAGGTTAAGATATGATAACAACAAACTGTGCTCAGATTAAGTCGGCGTATGATGATGGAAAACTTACCAATCACAGATCTTTTGAACTTTCTGTCCAATCTGGTCACCCCAGAATGAGATGAGAAACACAACACTTTTGTTGATCTCACCCTGAAATAACACAGATTAggcatgttattattattatatcttaCCACGCTGCCATGCAAAGCCAAAgagtaaatgagtaaaaaatgacattaaaatgtaTCCCCTGTCCCAGTAATCATCTTTTGTTGGCACAAAAGGGGACAGACTATAtatcatttaatagcatttagGGATATCATTTTTACTGATATGGTTGTGGCATTTTTCttctaaaacacaaaaaagtagTTCGACTTTACAAAAAGTTTGACTTTACAAGGCAGAATGGATACCACACAGATTTCTCTCATCTCCATCATAAAGAATGTAAATTCAGCTCACAGTGTCCAGATCGGCCAGGCTCTCATCCACTTCTGCGTAGCTGAGGATGGTGTAGCCCTTACACACTCTCCACAGCATGCGCTCAAAGGCCTCCACCTTCACCCGCTGGATAAGACCTGACACAAACCTGCGGCCCGGGACAGAGTTCAGCTTTAGGATCTAAACCTTAATCATGTTGACGACATCTTGTTGTGTAACTGAATGATACATATTAAAGCTCACCCCAGCTTGGCTCCGAGTCTTTGCATACTGGTGCATCCTGTCACAGAGTCTGTCTCCATAGTGGGGAATTCTTCATACTGGGGGCCAAGAGCCTCGTGCTAAATGTATAAAGGAACACGTTTTATTCATGAGAGCTTGCATTAACCGTTTCTGCTTTGCTGTGCTGTGCTTTTAATATCCGCAAACCCACTGTGCCATTTCCACTTTGGAATGCGATGTTTATTTTCTCGAACGCTTGTCTGGAATAAACATCATTGTTGCCTTCCCTGTATCCCTTTTTTAAAACGGCAGTCTGTATGAGTCAGGTGCTGCTTGTAATTCCTGCATTGCACTTCTACCTCTGTCACCCTAGGAAACAAATCACAGAGTGACAGgaaaacaggatgttggggggaCTGGAAAACGGGAGCGTACGACAGACGGTTGGTGTGTAGGATACATGAGTCACACAGTGGCTGaataaacacactcactcttgAGCGGCTGTGTATGAAGGTCCGTGTGATCttcaacatgtgtgtgtactctgtgaGCTCCAACAGGTTCCTCTGCAGCTTCTCTTTGTTCCTGGCCACCTCGCTGAGCTCCATCTCCAgcctctgcagctgctcctgAACATCACACAGATTCACCACCAGCTTAACTCTTCATTCTCCAGCTGGATAACCTGCTCAGGGTCACTTGAGCTGCTAAAATTCAACACCGCACATTGTTAACCGATAGCACAATGTGGCCTCATAAACCTCATATTATCACCACTGATGCTAGACAGTGCTTAAAACGTATTCATAGATAAATTACATGAGAAATCATCAATCAcaattaagcaatatcacatgagagggagtgctgttatACTAAATATCACAGAGGATTTGATTCGGTCGTAGGCATGAGGCCACAGGACGAGTGCCAAAGATAATTACAGCCGTGCCGATACACAGTATAACAGCACAACCTCGAGTGTGacattgcttttatacaacagttccATTAAACAAAGCTAATTATCaagtaatttgagacaacagattatgatttttgccttttattcgtctccgccaacaaaaacagttccctcaggattccactaccaagtgttgccaagcaacacataaATTGTTTTGTAAAGCAGAGTGATACATATAGTAAGatgtcccagtgctgttatactgtctATCAGCACTCACGGaatgcctcctgtccaatcaaattatccgaccggaactaactgttgtataaaacaCAATGACACAACACGCAGCAAACTTACCATGATCTCAAGGACTTGTTTGGGTGGAGGGGCGACTGGACTTTCATCTTCTTCTGGAACGGCTATATTGGCCTTTTGGATCTCTCTCAAAAGGTATCCTGTCCACAGAAAAAGTAGCAAACCTCCTATTACGATAACTGAATAATGAAACATCAGAGCAAGTTAAAGCTACAATGTTCCCACTAGTGATCTCTAGTGAACTCAGTATCTCACAGATGCCAAACTGTTTTACTTATAGCCAAATTAACAACATCTAGTTCTCTGGGCTTTTTGCAGAACTGAATCAGCCCATCAGCTGTCCGCGGTCCAGATGACATTTTGTCCAGGTGTACACCCACGTGATGCGTCCCCAGCTGCTGTGCTGTCTTACCCAgaattctctccatctcctcacaTCTCTTGATTTCGCTGACGAAGCGCCGCTGGAATGAGCTGACACTTGGGTTGAGCTGAAACCAGAGGAGCATTACGGTCAGGTGGCTGCAGATAACGGCACCGGTCACTGCATGTGCCCTAAGGTTATAAAATGTGATGTCATGCTTTAAATAAGACCAATAACACTGTTGAAAAAGTGAATGTTGTAGTCTTCTGGTATGAAAACAAATAGGGAATTTTGTTCTGCTCTGCAAACTAGCTTCACTCAGTGTTTTGGCTCTACATTTCACCCAATTCATCCCCATATGGAGTGTATTGGAATATTTAGGCCCAATTCTTTGttgtcttctctgtctctctgtctctctcacccactcactcaatGACTCgcaccacaaccacacacacacacacacacacacacacacagagagagaaagagagcgagaggagagagagagggtcagaGTATGTAGGCTACCACACATTTATTCTATCTATTGCttggaaaacacaaaacacagagacTTTAAAACGGGTCGTTAAGTAGAgaataaatggaaaatgtgttttgtgcatCGTCGGTTATCATTCCGTAGCCTACTTACATCTCGGAACTCGACCAGTCCCATCTCTCCGAGCTCACTAATGCAGTCATATTCCGACCCGGACTGCAGAAACAATTGCGCCAAGCACATCTCCTCACTTCGGAACACCATCTTATCTGCCACCAAATCTCCTCCACTTTCCGGCCTTATAATTTGGCTTTACTCTGCCTGGACAACGAGCGGTTCACTGCAAATAACAACCTACGACATCACACTTTACCGAGTCTGTGGCTCTAAACCCCTTAACCAATTAACGTTCGCCGAGGATTAATTATTGTCCATTAATAATGACGATTTTCAGAAAGGAAATTATGCCATTGTTGGTCTAGATGTCGCGCCGTGTAAAGGTAGCGCGTGCTCCCTCAA
Encoded proteins:
- the atp6v0a2a gene encoding V-type proton ATPase 116 kDa subunit a 2; this translates as MVFRSEEMCLAQLFLQSGSEYDCISELGEMGLVEFRDLNPSVSSFQRRFVSEIKRCEEMERILGYLLREIQKANIAVPEEDESPVAPPPKQVLEIMEQLQRLEMELSEVARNKEKLQRNLLELTEYTHMLKITRTFIHSRSRHEALGPQYEEFPTMETDSVTGCTSMQRLGAKLGFVSGLIQRVKVEAFERMLWRVCKGYTILSYAEVDESLADLDTGEINKSVVFLISFWGDQIGQKVQKICDCYHCHLYPHPENDEERADVMDSLRTRIQDLNNVLHRTEDYLRQVLQKASESAFTWVVQVKKMKAIYHILNLCSFDVTNKCLIAEVWCPVSDLANLRGALEEGSRKGDATVPSFVNRIPSNDTPPTLLRTNKFTCGFQSIVEAYGVGDYREASPAPYTIITFPFLFAVMFGDLGHGAVMTFFALWMVLTEKKQRKKRSSNEIWMMFFEGRYIILMMGLFSVYTGLIYNDCFSKSINIFGSGWSVRAMFINQQWTNETLQTNALLTLDPNISGVFSGPYPFGIDPIWNMAVNRLSFLNSYKMKMSVIIGVIHMSFGVVLSVFNHLHFRQKFNVYLLFLPELLFLLCLFGYLVCMILYKWVAFSARDSCLAPSILIHFINMFLMQGADVTPLYPGQTGLQIFLVVVAMLSVPVLLLGKPLYLYWLYRGGKGLRRRRGYERVRRVSEDDNSTAPPYEDDEEEGLDEMTSRDAIPKEFDFADVLLHQAIHTIEYCLGCISNTASYLRLWALSLAHAQLSEVLWGMVMRLGLRITTRLGVVVLVPVFGLFAMLTVSILLVMEGLSAFLHALRLHWVEFQNKFYHGTGVKFVPFDFSLLPSIFEQDGLL